One Ricinus communis isolate WT05 ecotype wild-type chromosome 1, ASM1957865v1, whole genome shotgun sequence DNA window includes the following coding sequences:
- the LOC8263493 gene encoding uncharacterized protein LOC8263493 yields MGTEEPKDPFKGVDWKAIGGELQKDPSAGAKSVIRKRLPKKIRQIPDYYFLPRRSLPSAIAFYGACIAGGIGAGMLLEIWINKKVKEDGGVIWEFDK; encoded by the exons ATGGGGACTGAAGAGCCAAAAGATCCATTCAAGGGGGTTGATTGGAAAGCTATAGGCGGTGAATTGCAGAAGGACCCTAGTGCTGGTGCTAAATCGGTTATAAGGAAACGGCTTCCTAAAAAGATTAGGCAAATTCCAGACTACTATTTCCTTCCCCGTAGGTCTCTGCCCTCCGCAATTGCATTCTATGGGGCATGTATTGCTGGTGGAATCGGTGCTGGTATGCTGCTTGAGATCTGGATAAACAAGAAAGTTAAAG AGGATGGAGGCGTCATATGGGAGTTTGACAAGTAG